The Exiguobacterium aurantiacum DSM 6208 genome includes a window with the following:
- the ytvI gene encoding sporulation integral membrane protein YtvI, producing the protein MSSVRLWQLVRLVLVVLGMSAVIWLLGIIFQYTYPFVLAFLLSLLTVPLVNLFEQKANMPRALGTLLALLIVMGLVSGVIVIVVSQLIRYATIAAEKLPTQIETFTAFAQRVFNEKIAPFVNDAYDSIERLNPSQTTSIEGGITELGVQLGAAIGVLSRGLAGLLQSLLGALPLVLLLFIVIVLAWFFITKDWPAYMRQIDRLNERKGFKEFEEVMLNLRAALFGYTRAQLTLISITFGIVLVGMFILRVDNPLSFALLAAFFDLLPYLGVGTLLIPWAAYAAISGDWFVAIGVLVLYIIVIVQRNLAEPKIVGSHIGLNPLAALLSIFVGLKLFGVLGFILGPVIAVLLKALYNARVFYYVWRFIIGPTTIPKER; encoded by the coding sequence GTTCTCGGGATGAGTGCTGTCATCTGGTTGCTCGGTATCATCTTTCAGTACACGTATCCTTTCGTCCTCGCGTTCTTGTTATCCTTGTTGACCGTACCGCTCGTCAACTTGTTTGAACAAAAAGCCAACATGCCGCGGGCCCTCGGGACGCTCCTCGCTCTTCTCATCGTCATGGGACTCGTCTCCGGGGTGATCGTCATCGTCGTCTCCCAATTGATTCGTTACGCGACGATCGCGGCGGAAAAACTCCCGACTCAAATCGAGACGTTCACCGCTTTCGCTCAGCGTGTGTTCAATGAGAAGATCGCCCCGTTCGTCAATGACGCCTACGACAGCATCGAGCGGCTTAACCCGAGTCAAACGACGTCGATCGAAGGCGGCATCACCGAGCTCGGTGTGCAGCTCGGGGCGGCGATCGGAGTGCTCTCACGCGGTCTCGCCGGATTGTTGCAAAGCCTGCTCGGCGCCTTGCCGCTCGTCTTGTTGCTCTTCATCGTCATCGTCCTCGCTTGGTTTTTCATCACGAAAGACTGGCCGGCTTACATGCGGCAAATCGATCGTTTGAACGAGCGCAAAGGGTTTAAAGAGTTCGAAGAGGTCATGTTGAACCTACGGGCCGCTCTTTTCGGATACACCCGGGCCCAGTTGACGCTCATCTCGATCACGTTCGGGATCGTCCTCGTCGGCATGTTCATCCTCCGGGTCGACAACCCACTCTCGTTCGCTCTCCTCGCCGCTTTCTTTGACTTATTGCCTTATCTCGGTGTCGGGACACTGTTAATCCCTTGGGCCGCTTATGCCGCCATCTCGGGTGACTGGTTCGTCGCCATCGGCGTGCTCGTCCTTTACATCATCGTCATCGTTCAACGCAACTTGGCCGAGCCGAAGATTGTCGGGTCGCATATCGGGTTGAATCCGCTCGCCGCTCTCCTCTCGATATTTGTCGGACTCAAACTTTTCGGCGTCCTCGGGTTCATATTAGGACCAGTGATCGCCGTGTTGTTGAAAGCACTGTACAATGCTCGCGTCTTTTATTACGTGTGGCGCTTCATCATCGGACCGACGACCATACCAAAAGAGCGATGA